A window of the Butyricimonas faecalis genome harbors these coding sequences:
- a CDS encoding sensor histidine kinase: MKKKSLMYESLTRFIICVAILLALATPLFYLLTKNFYAEDMIDIIEAVQQGKPVPAIDLEEDILHGIVIQFMLIVTILGVAIVLTMRLISKRLWLPFDKTLTAIEAFKLENGTIPALPNSGIKEFSRLNTVLNKLMADSLNSYRTQKEFTENASHELQTPLAVFQSKLDILLQQPGITGEQAAIIQDLYQMNNRLSRLSRNLLLLAKMENRQFSKEETDVILILNELLPYFDSLSQGLTLQKDFQIKSLTVKANRSLLEIMLNNLIVNAVRHNKPNGAIIVTVKADSLTVSNTSDETALDENLIFNRFYRPSDKSQGNGLGLAIVKAVCEYHGWKITYSYQDKLHGFVVTFR, from the coding sequence ATGAAAAAGAAAAGCCTTATGTATGAATCGCTGACACGTTTCATTATCTGCGTGGCGATCCTTTTGGCATTGGCAACGCCCTTGTTTTACCTGCTGACGAAAAATTTTTATGCTGAAGACATGATAGATATCATAGAAGCCGTACAGCAGGGCAAGCCTGTTCCGGCAATAGATCTCGAAGAAGATATCTTACACGGCATTGTCATACAGTTCATGCTTATCGTTACCATATTGGGGGTCGCCATCGTATTGACGATGCGTCTTATTTCCAAACGATTGTGGCTCCCGTTCGACAAGACTCTGACGGCAATCGAGGCTTTTAAGTTGGAGAACGGTACGATTCCGGCCTTACCCAACAGCGGGATAAAGGAGTTCTCTCGACTAAATACTGTTTTGAATAAATTGATGGCAGATAGTCTGAACAGTTATCGTACCCAGAAAGAGTTTACCGAGAACGCTTCACACGAATTGCAAACACCGCTTGCCGTATTCCAAAGCAAGCTCGATATATTGTTACAACAGCCCGGCATAACGGGAGAACAGGCTGCCATCATACAGGACCTTTACCAGATGAACAACCGTTTATCCCGTTTGAGCCGCAATCTGCTATTGCTTGCCAAGATGGAAAACAGGCAGTTCAGCAAGGAGGAAACGGATGTCATATTGATCCTAAATGAGTTACTACCTTATTTTGACAGCCTTTCGCAAGGATTGACCCTGCAAAAAGATTTTCAAATAAAATCCTTGACGGTAAAAGCCAATCGTTCCTTGTTGGAAATCATGTTGAATAACCTCATTGTAAATGCCGTGCGACACAATAAGCCGAATGGGGCAATCATTGTAACCGTAAAAGCAGACAGCCTGACGGTTTCGAATACATCCGATGAAACAGCGTTGGATGAAAATCTGATATTCAATCGTTTTTATCGTCCTTCGGACAAATCGCAAGGCAATGGTCTGGGATTGGCAATCGTGAAAGCCGTATGCGAGTATCATGGTTGGAAGATCACTTATTCTTATCAGGACAAGCTACACGGGTTTGTGGTAACATTCCGATAA